The Mycolicibacterium mageritense genome contains a region encoding:
- a CDS encoding HAD-IIA family hydrolase: MAIGGVLFDIDGVLVTSWQPIAGAAETLQVLAEHQIARSYLTNTTTRTRAQISELLTSAGMNVAADEVITAAVLTADYVRDRYPDARCFLVNSGQIGEDMPGVDVVYSSDFTGPQTPETPDVVLLGGAGPEYSHLTLSWVYDWMAQGVPVVAMHRSTSWTTTDGLRIDTGMYLIGMEETSGRKATAVGKPAPEGFLAAANRLGVDPEEMYMIGDDLNNDVLAAQVVGMTGVLVRTGKFRQQTLDRWAADEFAMQPNHVIDSVADLPELLGL, encoded by the coding sequence ATGGCGATCGGTGGAGTGCTCTTCGACATCGACGGTGTGCTGGTGACCTCGTGGCAGCCCATAGCCGGCGCTGCCGAAACGCTGCAGGTTCTGGCCGAACATCAGATTGCCCGGTCCTATCTGACCAACACCACCACCCGGACCCGCGCCCAGATCTCCGAGTTGCTGACGTCGGCGGGCATGAACGTTGCCGCCGACGAGGTGATCACGGCCGCGGTGCTCACGGCCGACTACGTGCGTGACCGCTACCCGGACGCGCGATGTTTCCTGGTCAACAGCGGCCAGATCGGTGAGGACATGCCGGGTGTCGACGTCGTGTACTCCAGCGACTTCACCGGGCCGCAGACCCCCGAGACGCCCGATGTGGTGCTGCTGGGCGGAGCCGGGCCCGAGTACAGCCACCTCACGCTTAGTTGGGTCTACGACTGGATGGCCCAAGGGGTACCGGTGGTCGCGATGCATCGCAGCACGTCGTGGACCACGACCGACGGCCTGCGCATCGATACCGGTATGTACCTGATCGGCATGGAGGAGACCTCCGGCCGCAAGGCCACCGCGGTCGGCAAGCCCGCACCCGAAGGATTCCTGGCCGCTGCCAACCGGCTCGGTGTGGACCCTGAAGAGATGTACATGATCGGCGACGATCTCAACAACGACGTGCTGGCCGCCCAGGTGGTCGGCATGACCGGCGTGCTGGTGCGCACCGGGAAGTTCCGCCAGCAGACGTTGGACCGCTGGGCCGCAGACGAATTCGCGATGCAGCCCAACCACGTCATCGACTCCGTCGCCGATCTTCCGGAGTTGTTGGGGCTGTAG
- the moeA gene encoding molybdopterin molybdotransferase MoeA: MRTVSEHQDIVAALIKARAPQQLPLAQALGLVLAEEVVAPLSLPGFDNSAMDGYAVLAEDIASATAERPVLLPVAEDIPAGRTDPLTLKPGTAHRIMTGAPMPAGATAVVPVEATDGSTDTVSIRTSVVTGQHVRRAGEDVTAGTEVLRAGQVVTPAALGLAAALGLAELTVTPRQRVLVMSTGTELVAPGTPLQPGQIYESNAVMLTAAVRDAGAEVVASPMCGDDVDAFHATLAAHATDVDLIITTGGVSAGAYEVVKDSLSGQVEFVKVAMQPGMPQGSGTVNGTPIITLPGNPVSALVSFEVFVRSPLRAAMGYPHPGRPRRAAVLSEDLTSPRGKRQFRRGVLTGDAVTSYGPPASHHLRWLASANCLLEIGEDITELAAGSAVPVWDLS, translated from the coding sequence GTGCGAACCGTCTCAGAACACCAGGACATTGTCGCTGCGCTGATCAAAGCCCGTGCGCCACAACAGTTGCCGCTTGCGCAGGCGCTCGGCCTGGTGTTGGCCGAAGAGGTCGTCGCGCCGCTGTCGCTGCCGGGTTTCGACAATTCCGCGATGGACGGTTACGCCGTGCTCGCCGAGGACATCGCATCGGCCACAGCCGAGCGCCCGGTGCTGCTGCCGGTCGCCGAGGACATCCCGGCGGGCCGCACCGATCCCTTGACCCTGAAACCCGGTACCGCACACCGGATCATGACGGGCGCACCCATGCCTGCGGGCGCCACCGCGGTGGTGCCCGTCGAGGCGACGGACGGTTCGACGGACACCGTCAGCATCCGCACCTCGGTCGTGACAGGCCAGCACGTCCGGCGGGCCGGTGAGGACGTCACCGCGGGCACCGAGGTGCTGCGGGCCGGCCAGGTGGTCACCCCGGCCGCACTCGGACTGGCCGCCGCGCTGGGCCTGGCCGAATTGACGGTCACTCCGCGGCAGCGCGTCCTGGTGATGTCCACCGGTACCGAGTTGGTGGCCCCCGGCACGCCACTGCAGCCGGGCCAGATCTACGAGTCGAACGCCGTGATGCTGACGGCCGCGGTACGCGACGCGGGTGCCGAGGTGGTGGCGTCTCCGATGTGCGGGGACGACGTCGACGCATTCCATGCCACCCTGGCCGCGCATGCCACCGATGTCGACCTGATCATCACCACCGGCGGGGTGAGCGCAGGCGCGTATGAAGTGGTCAAGGATTCACTGAGTGGTCAGGTGGAGTTCGTGAAGGTGGCCATGCAGCCCGGTATGCCGCAGGGGTCGGGCACCGTCAACGGGACACCGATCATCACGCTGCCGGGTAATCCGGTCAGCGCACTGGTGTCGTTCGAGGTGTTCGTGCGGTCCCCACTGCGGGCCGCCATGGGATACCCACACCCGGGCCGGCCCCGTCGCGCCGCGGTGCTCAGCGAGGATCTGACCTCGCCGCGCGGCAAACGCCAGTTCCGGCGCGGCGTCCTCACCGGGGATGCCGTCACCAGCTACGGGCCTCCGGCGTCGCATCACCTGCGCTGGCTGGCCTCGGCGAACTGCCTGCTGGAGATCGGCGAGGACATCACTGAACTGGCCGCCGGGTCCGCCGTCCCGGTATGGGATCTGAGCTAG
- a CDS encoding threonine/serine exporter family protein: MTEVGPPDAGPAGQGDGGGAQPPRRARQRKILSRIVRETEAPTDSFPLIKPGRKAPDDFYDARLGAVLDLAGSIGAVLMASGTPAIATAHQVTEVAAAYGIEHCEVDVINTAIHIAVYRGPALPPASTMHIVPSRSIDFSRLAALGRLIRRITAHELPPAEAHVELNAIITAPHPYKRWVATLAWGTLAFATAGTLGADLLVCVVSALSTMAIDRVNRYLNKQGLPFFFQYAIGGIIATAPPLLIFKACIMWGIPFEPTVAIAAGLVVILAGLSLVGSVGDVIAGAPITAAGRFFELLMLTAATIAGVALVLHLASRFGAPAIDMGANPPPALAEYPVRVAFGAASAVAFALACYAERTAAVAAAFGGATAIIGYLIGLSLGLGAVASSFVAAVPVGLVGRLMERRNLAPPLLVSIAGITPLLPGLSLLHGIYAVLNGQSNVGFTAVLGALAISTALAAGVSLGEWSSFRVRRRRFPQRRARPRA; the protein is encoded by the coding sequence ATGACCGAGGTAGGTCCACCCGACGCGGGCCCGGCCGGGCAGGGCGACGGCGGTGGCGCGCAACCGCCGCGGCGGGCACGGCAACGCAAGATCTTGAGCCGTATCGTCCGCGAGACCGAGGCCCCGACGGACAGCTTCCCCCTGATCAAACCGGGTCGCAAAGCGCCGGACGACTTCTACGATGCGCGGCTCGGCGCGGTGCTCGACCTGGCGGGCAGCATCGGAGCGGTCCTGATGGCGTCGGGTACGCCGGCGATCGCCACCGCGCATCAGGTCACCGAGGTGGCCGCCGCGTACGGGATCGAGCACTGCGAGGTCGACGTCATCAACACCGCGATCCACATCGCGGTCTATCGCGGCCCGGCATTGCCGCCGGCCAGCACCATGCACATCGTGCCGTCCCGGTCGATCGACTTCAGCCGGCTGGCGGCCTTGGGCCGGCTGATCCGCCGCATCACCGCACATGAGCTGCCGCCGGCCGAAGCCCACGTCGAACTCAACGCGATCATCACCGCGCCGCACCCATACAAGCGCTGGGTCGCGACCCTCGCGTGGGGCACGCTGGCGTTCGCGACGGCGGGCACCCTCGGCGCGGACCTCCTGGTCTGCGTCGTGAGCGCGCTGAGCACCATGGCGATCGACCGCGTCAACCGGTACCTCAACAAGCAGGGGCTGCCGTTCTTCTTCCAGTACGCGATCGGCGGCATCATCGCCACGGCGCCTCCGCTGCTGATCTTCAAGGCGTGCATCATGTGGGGCATCCCGTTCGAGCCGACCGTGGCCATCGCCGCGGGTCTGGTGGTGATCCTCGCGGGGCTCTCCCTGGTGGGTTCGGTCGGCGATGTCATCGCGGGCGCACCCATCACCGCGGCGGGCCGGTTCTTCGAGTTGCTCATGCTGACGGCCGCGACCATCGCCGGGGTGGCGTTGGTGTTGCACCTGGCGAGCCGCTTCGGTGCACCGGCAATCGACATGGGCGCGAACCCGCCACCCGCGCTCGCCGAGTATCCGGTGCGCGTGGCGTTCGGTGCGGCGAGCGCAGTGGCGTTCGCCCTGGCCTGTTACGCCGAGCGGACCGCGGCGGTGGCCGCGGCGTTCGGCGGCGCGACCGCCATCATCGGTTATCTGATCGGGTTGAGCCTGGGCCTGGGTGCCGTCGCGTCGTCATTCGTGGCGGCGGTTCCGGTCGGCCTGGTCGGCCGGCTCATGGAGCGCCGTAACCTCGCCCCGCCGCTGCTGGTGTCGATCGCGGGTATCACGCCGCTGCTGCCCGGCCTGTCGCTGCTGCACGGCATCTACGCGGTGCTCAACGGGCAGAGCAACGTCGGGTTCACTGCGGTCCTCGGCGCGCTCGCCATCAGCACGGCGCTCGCGGCGGGCGTCTCCCTCGGTGAGTGGAGCTCGTTTCGGGTCCGTCGACGGCGATTCCCGCAGCGCCGGGCTCGGCCTCGGGCATAG
- a CDS encoding PH domain-containing protein, which yields MDRSVALTDPAHPPSRKAPLAWALGAAIPWAVLAVAQVVWLALDRRLLWLHGVAAAVTVLGVVLFVIVVPMWRYRVHRWDINLDSGTPAVYTRTGWLVQERRIAPISRVQTVDTYRGPLDRLFGLANVTVTTASSAGAVRIVALDVDVADRVVAQLTDIAAIGEQDAT from the coding sequence ATGGACCGTTCTGTCGCGCTGACCGATCCGGCACACCCGCCGAGTCGCAAGGCGCCGCTGGCGTGGGCGCTGGGCGCGGCCATTCCGTGGGCGGTGCTGGCCGTGGCGCAGGTGGTCTGGCTCGCCCTGGACCGGCGGCTGCTGTGGCTGCACGGCGTCGCCGCGGCCGTCACCGTACTCGGGGTCGTGCTGTTCGTGATCGTGGTTCCGATGTGGCGCTACCGCGTGCACCGGTGGGACATCAACCTCGACAGCGGAACTCCCGCGGTCTACACCCGGACCGGCTGGCTGGTGCAGGAGCGCCGCATCGCGCCGATCTCGCGGGTGCAGACCGTCGACACGTACCGGGGTCCGTTGGACCGGCTGTTCGGGTTGGCCAACGTCACGGTGACGACCGCGTCGTCGGCCGGTGCGGTCCGCATCGTCGCACTCGACGTCGACGTCGCCGACCGCGTTGTGGCGCAACTGACCGATATCGCGGCCATCGGCGAACAGGACGCCACGTGA
- a CDS encoding DEAD/DEAH box helicase → MRADAAPSTQALRGWQRKALVKYLTAKPRDYLAVATPGAGKTTFALRIAAELLNDRTVDAVTVVVPTEHLKIQWAQSAARNGIALDPKFSNSDSQTSSEYHGVVVTYAQVASHPTRHRVRTENRKTLVIFDEIHHGGDSKSWGDAMREAFDDATRRLALTGTPFRSDDSPIPFVNYEPDESGFQRSKADHVYGYADALADGVVRPVVFLAYSGEARWRDSAGEEHAARLGEPLTAEQTARAWRTALNPAGEWMPAVIAAADKRLQQKRQHVPDAGGMIIATNQTTARAYADLLTKITGEAPTVVLSDDPGASDRISQFSAGTSRWLVAVRMVSEGVDVPRLSVGVYATSASTPLFFAQAIGRFVRSRRAGETASIFLPSVPNLLLLASEMEAQRNHVLGKPHRESDGLDDEALEAAEKRKDEKSELENGFEYLGADAELDQVIFDGASFGTATPAGSDEEADYLGIPGLLDAEQMRDLLRRRQDEQLTKRTAEAAVSGGPPAPRTTHGQIRELRRELNALVTIAHHRTGKPHGWIHNELRRICGGPPVAAATTDQLKARIEAVRDLKA, encoded by the coding sequence GTGCGGGCTGATGCGGCGCCCAGCACCCAGGCACTGCGGGGCTGGCAGCGCAAGGCGCTGGTGAAATATTTGACCGCCAAACCACGGGATTACCTGGCGGTGGCCACCCCGGGCGCGGGGAAGACGACGTTTGCGCTGCGGATCGCGGCTGAACTGCTCAATGACCGCACGGTCGACGCGGTCACCGTGGTGGTGCCCACCGAGCACCTCAAGATCCAGTGGGCACAGTCGGCGGCACGTAACGGCATCGCGCTGGATCCGAAGTTCAGCAACTCCGACTCGCAGACCTCGTCCGAGTACCACGGCGTCGTCGTCACCTACGCGCAGGTGGCCAGCCACCCCACGCGGCACCGCGTGCGCACCGAGAACCGCAAGACTCTGGTCATCTTCGACGAGATCCACCACGGCGGTGACTCGAAGAGCTGGGGCGACGCGATGCGCGAGGCGTTTGACGACGCGACGCGGCGCCTGGCTCTCACCGGTACGCCGTTCCGCAGCGATGACAGCCCGATCCCGTTCGTGAACTATGAGCCCGACGAGAGCGGATTCCAGCGCTCGAAGGCCGACCATGTCTACGGCTATGCCGATGCCCTGGCCGACGGCGTGGTCCGGCCCGTGGTGTTCCTGGCCTACTCGGGTGAGGCCCGCTGGCGCGACAGTGCCGGCGAGGAACATGCGGCCCGGCTCGGCGAACCGTTGACGGCCGAGCAGACCGCGCGGGCCTGGCGCACCGCGCTGAACCCGGCGGGCGAATGGATGCCCGCGGTCATCGCGGCTGCCGACAAGCGGCTGCAGCAGAAGCGTCAGCACGTGCCCGACGCCGGCGGCATGATCATCGCCACCAACCAGACCACTGCCCGCGCCTACGCCGACCTGCTCACCAAGATCACCGGTGAGGCCCCGACCGTGGTCCTGTCCGACGATCCGGGCGCCTCGGACCGGATCAGCCAGTTCTCGGCAGGGACCAGCCGCTGGTTGGTCGCGGTGCGCATGGTGTCCGAGGGCGTCGACGTGCCGCGGCTGTCGGTCGGCGTGTACGCGACGAGCGCCTCGACACCGTTGTTCTTCGCGCAGGCCATCGGCCGGTTCGTGCGATCCCGCCGGGCCGGCGAGACCGCGAGCATCTTCCTGCCCTCGGTGCCCAACCTGCTGCTCTTGGCCAGCGAGATGGAAGCCCAACGCAACCATGTGCTGGGCAAGCCGCACCGGGAGTCCGACGGGCTCGATGACGAGGCGCTCGAAGCCGCCGAGAAGCGCAAGGACGAGAAGAGCGAGCTGGAGAACGGCTTCGAGTACCTGGGCGCGGACGCCGAGCTCGACCAGGTCATCTTCGACGGCGCATCATTCGGCACCGCGACCCCGGCCGGCAGCGACGAGGAGGCCGACTATCTCGGCATCCCCGGCCTGCTCGACGCCGAGCAGATGCGAGACCTTTTGCGCCGCAGGCAAGATGAGCAACTCACCAAGCGCACGGCCGAAGCTGCGGTCTCGGGTGGGCCGCCGGCGCCACGCACCACGCACGGCCAGATCCGGGAATTGCGACGTGAACTCAACGCTTTGGTGACCATCGCGCATCACCGCACGGGCAAGCCGCACGGCTGGATTCACAATGAGTTGCGACGCATCTGCGGGGGCCCGCCCGTCGCGGCGGCCACCACGGATCAGCTGAAGGCCCGCATCGAGGCGGTGCGCGACCTCAAGGCCTGA
- a CDS encoding flavin-containing monooxygenase, which translates to MGREYTETVIIGAGQQGCGVAGALDEIGHEAIVFEKAEIGQAWAHERWDSLLVGSGNRSIRLPGSQYDGDDPCGLPSGPQVARYLRRYVEQRKLRVLEHTPVRSVECPVDASVHDDVRFRTHLHDGGVVESRNLVAAVGGYAAPRTPSLSADVDPAIRQLHSRDYRNPGSLPDGAVLVVGAGISGQQIADELVDAGRHVFLSVGRHRAWPRNYRGRTIHEWIYVFSLYDDFVTARTDFDGTTLPGLPVSGVKDGGAELNLGTLAEKGAVLVGSVRSARGSVLTLDDNVIDVAEESAQSFRAVIDKIDAGLRDRGFVAPAPAVAAAVNLDAITRFDTHLDLARHGISTIVWCTGFAPDYRILPWHVLDEDGAPLRQDGILGALPGLYYAGLPDGNSLARAGIAAVADNGRFIARHIHIDHVMRSGSPASVIEAV; encoded by the coding sequence ATGGGACGCGAATACACCGAGACGGTCATCATCGGCGCAGGCCAGCAAGGGTGTGGAGTGGCCGGCGCGCTCGACGAGATCGGCCATGAGGCGATCGTCTTCGAGAAGGCCGAGATCGGCCAGGCGTGGGCGCACGAGCGGTGGGACAGCCTGTTGGTGGGAAGTGGGAATCGCTCGATTCGGCTGCCCGGCTCGCAATACGACGGCGACGACCCGTGCGGGCTGCCTTCGGGCCCACAGGTCGCGCGCTACCTGCGGCGCTACGTCGAGCAGCGCAAACTGCGGGTGCTCGAACACACCCCGGTGCGCAGCGTCGAATGTCCCGTCGACGCATCGGTTCACGACGACGTGAGGTTTCGCACACACCTGCACGACGGTGGTGTCGTCGAATCGCGCAACCTGGTCGCGGCCGTGGGTGGCTACGCCGCACCGCGCACCCCGAGCCTGTCCGCAGACGTCGACCCGGCCATCCGCCAGCTGCATTCGCGGGATTACCGCAATCCCGGTTCGCTGCCGGACGGCGCCGTCCTGGTGGTGGGCGCGGGGATCAGCGGGCAGCAGATCGCCGACGAACTGGTGGATGCCGGACGCCACGTGTTCCTGTCCGTCGGACGGCACCGCGCGTGGCCCAGGAACTACCGGGGACGCACCATCCACGAATGGATATACGTGTTCTCGCTGTACGACGACTTCGTCACGGCTAGAACAGATTTCGACGGCACAACCCTTCCGGGCCTGCCCGTCAGCGGGGTCAAGGACGGCGGGGCCGAACTCAATCTGGGGACGCTCGCCGAAAAAGGTGCCGTGCTGGTCGGTTCGGTGCGTTCCGCGCGCGGCAGCGTGCTGACGCTCGACGACAACGTCATCGACGTCGCAGAAGAGTCAGCGCAGTCGTTCCGCGCGGTGATCGACAAGATCGACGCCGGTCTGCGCGACCGCGGCTTCGTCGCGCCCGCGCCGGCCGTGGCTGCCGCGGTGAACCTCGACGCCATCACGCGCTTCGACACGCACCTCGACCTTGCGCGCCACGGCATCTCGACCATCGTGTGGTGCACCGGATTCGCGCCGGACTACCGGATCCTGCCATGGCATGTGCTCGATGAGGACGGTGCCCCGCTGCGGCAGGACGGCATCCTCGGGGCGCTGCCCGGGCTGTACTACGCGGGTCTGCCCGACGGGAACTCACTTGCGCGGGCGGGCATCGCGGCAGTCGCCGACAACGGCCGGTTCATCGCGCGCCACATTCACATCGACCACGTCATGCGGTCCGGCTCGCCGGCTTCGGTGATCGAGGCGGTGTGA
- a CDS encoding MerR family transcriptional regulator — protein MAKSDEFMGIGAAARRFGLAESALRYWEERGLLRPAQRRSNWRLYGPEELHRIGLIHMWRETGLMSLDEITTILTARSHDWRHAVRDRLRAIERQQERLAKAKAHLEHLLTCPDENPAEDCPYLRAMTAEQACGPA, from the coding sequence ATGGCGAAGAGCGACGAATTCATGGGCATCGGAGCGGCCGCGCGCCGCTTCGGGCTGGCCGAATCGGCACTGCGGTACTGGGAGGAGCGAGGCCTGTTGCGCCCCGCGCAGCGGCGGTCGAACTGGCGGCTCTACGGACCCGAGGAGCTGCACCGGATCGGGCTGATCCACATGTGGCGGGAAACCGGCCTGATGAGCCTCGACGAGATCACGACGATCCTCACCGCGCGCAGCCACGACTGGCGCCACGCCGTGCGCGACCGACTCCGGGCGATCGAGCGGCAGCAGGAGCGGCTGGCGAAAGCCAAGGCGCACCTCGAGCACCTTTTGACGTGCCCGGACGAGAATCCGGCCGAAGACTGCCCGTACCTACGGGCAATGACGGCTGAACAAGCCTGCGGTCCGGCTTGA
- a CDS encoding cupin domain-containing protein, whose translation MSLWDPRNVPPYPPVRYTKAEPEVSAWLRRGDEPPDYDSFGLVKYHYLANQQQTGGDYGLYRVDISPQGGGPGPHFHRAMSEAFFVLSGTVRLYDGTDWRDGNQGDFLYVPPGGIHGFRNEADAPTSLLMLFAPGAPREAYFEGFAQLADLTDDERAEWFVKNDNYFI comes from the coding sequence GTGTCACTCTGGGATCCCAGGAATGTGCCGCCCTATCCCCCGGTCCGCTACACCAAAGCCGAGCCGGAGGTCAGCGCCTGGCTGAGGCGTGGTGACGAGCCGCCCGACTACGACTCGTTCGGCTTGGTCAAGTATCACTACCTGGCCAACCAACAGCAGACGGGCGGCGACTACGGGCTGTACCGTGTCGACATCAGTCCGCAGGGCGGCGGGCCGGGCCCGCATTTCCACCGCGCGATGTCCGAGGCGTTCTTCGTGCTGTCCGGCACCGTCAGGCTCTACGACGGCACCGATTGGCGCGACGGTAACCAGGGCGACTTCCTCTACGTTCCGCCGGGCGGTATCCACGGGTTTCGCAACGAGGCCGACGCGCCGACGTCGTTACTGATGTTGTTTGCTCCGGGCGCGCCGCGCGAAGCCTATTTCGAGGGATTCGCCCAGCTGGCCGACCTGACCGACGACGAGCGCGCCGAGTGGTTCGTCAAGAACGACAACTACTTCATCTGA
- a CDS encoding SDR family NAD(P)-dependent oxidoreductase, protein MTAKSKWTEADVPDQSGRVAIVTGSNTGLGYETARVLAAKGAHVVVAVRNLDKGREAVDRIIAVAPKADLKLQQLDVGSLESVRTAADELRNAYPRIDLLINNAGVMYPPKQTTVDGFELQFGTNHLGAFALTGLLLDHLLPVDGSRVVAVASVAHRIQAAIHFDDLQWERSYNRVAAYGQSKLSNLLFTYELQRRLAAKSEPTIAVAAHPGLSNTELMRHIPGTSLPGYDKLAGLFTNSPAKGALATLRAATDPGVRGGQYYGPDGFREMVGHPKLVTSSKQSHDEELQRRLWTVSEELTGVTFPV, encoded by the coding sequence ATGACTGCCAAGAGCAAGTGGACCGAGGCCGACGTCCCCGATCAGTCGGGCCGGGTCGCGATCGTCACCGGATCCAACACCGGGCTGGGCTACGAGACGGCACGGGTGCTGGCCGCCAAGGGCGCCCATGTCGTCGTCGCAGTACGCAATCTGGACAAGGGCCGCGAAGCCGTCGACCGCATCATCGCGGTGGCCCCCAAGGCCGACCTAAAGCTTCAGCAGCTCGATGTCGGCTCCTTGGAATCGGTCCGCACCGCGGCCGACGAGCTCAGGAACGCATACCCGCGCATCGATCTGCTGATCAACAACGCCGGCGTGATGTACCCGCCCAAACAGACCACGGTCGACGGCTTCGAATTGCAGTTCGGCACCAACCATCTGGGGGCGTTCGCGCTGACCGGGCTGTTGCTCGATCACCTGCTGCCCGTCGACGGGTCACGCGTCGTCGCGGTCGCCAGCGTCGCGCACCGCATCCAGGCCGCCATCCACTTCGACGACCTCCAATGGGAACGCAGCTACAACCGCGTCGCCGCGTACGGACAGTCCAAGCTGTCGAACCTGCTGTTCACCTACGAGCTGCAGCGCAGGCTGGCCGCCAAGAGCGAGCCCACCATCGCCGTGGCCGCGCACCCCGGGCTGTCCAACACCGAACTCATGCGCCACATCCCGGGAACGAGCCTGCCGGGCTACGACAAACTGGCCGGCCTGTTCACCAACAGCCCCGCCAAAGGTGCGCTGGCGACGCTGCGGGCGGCCACCGATCCCGGCGTCCGCGGCGGGCAGTATTACGGTCCTGACGGATTCCGTGAGATGGTCGGCCATCCGAAGCTCGTGACCTCCAGCAAGCAGTCGCACGACGAAGAACTGCAGCGCAGGCTCTGGACGGTGTCCGAAGAACTCACCGGCGTGACGTTCCCCGTGTAG
- a CDS encoding PH domain-containing protein, with the protein MLLVHPVHEVLQQIPLLIGSVVLGSTTGNPLWIVAALALTVAFGLARWFTTSYRIEPDEVRLRTGVVQRKVLSVPRNRIRSVSTDARLLHRLLGLTVLRISTGQEGKGDNDFALDAVEAQQVPQLRAILLADVVPVTESAQGQVLARWQPSWLRYSPLSFTGLAMIAAAVGVVYQAGAGAALRESELAQSGLDAAERFGVAASVALGAVVVLVLSVVLSVLRSLVTYGNLVLRRDSDVLHLQHGLLRLREHTYDMRRLRGGTLREPLLVRLFGGARLDAVMTGVGGEGEASLLLPPCPATTATAVLTELIGRPDTVAGPLRPHGPAAVRRRWTRALTVPGLALIALMVMRPPVWMWVLWVLFTVAAALLAVDRARALGHRVDSGWLVARTGSLDRRRDCLDTAGIIGWTVRQTLLQRRAGVATLVAATAAGQKRYQVIDVPAAQAWAIVSAASPWVADNRWAAGPELR; encoded by the coding sequence ATGCTGCTCGTGCATCCGGTTCATGAAGTGCTTCAACAGATTCCACTGCTGATCGGCTCGGTGGTGCTGGGATCGACGACGGGGAACCCGCTGTGGATCGTCGCGGCGCTTGCGTTGACCGTCGCGTTCGGCCTGGCCCGCTGGTTCACCACGAGCTACCGCATCGAGCCGGATGAGGTGCGGCTGCGAACCGGCGTGGTGCAGCGCAAGGTGCTGTCGGTGCCCCGCAACCGGATTCGCTCGGTGTCGACCGATGCCAGACTGCTGCACCGCTTGCTCGGGCTGACCGTCTTGCGGATCAGCACTGGGCAGGAGGGCAAGGGCGACAACGACTTCGCGCTCGACGCCGTCGAGGCGCAGCAGGTACCTCAGCTGCGGGCCATTCTGCTGGCCGACGTCGTGCCGGTCACCGAGTCCGCACAGGGGCAGGTGTTGGCGCGGTGGCAGCCGAGCTGGCTGCGCTACAGCCCGTTGAGTTTCACCGGTCTGGCCATGATCGCCGCGGCTGTCGGCGTGGTCTATCAGGCGGGCGCAGGCGCCGCGCTGAGAGAATCCGAGCTCGCGCAGTCGGGCCTGGACGCTGCCGAGCGATTCGGCGTGGCGGCCAGTGTGGCGCTCGGGGCGGTTGTGGTGCTGGTGCTCTCGGTCGTGCTCTCGGTGCTGCGTTCGCTCGTGACCTACGGAAACCTGGTGCTGCGGCGGGATTCCGATGTGCTGCATCTGCAGCACGGGCTGCTGCGGTTGCGCGAGCACACCTACGACATGCGCCGGCTGCGCGGCGGCACGCTCCGGGAACCCCTGCTGGTGCGGTTGTTCGGCGGGGCGCGCCTGGACGCCGTGATGACGGGTGTCGGCGGTGAAGGCGAAGCGTCACTGCTGCTGCCGCCGTGCCCGGCCACGACCGCGACGGCGGTGCTCACCGAATTGATCGGCCGGCCCGATACGGTGGCAGGTCCGCTGCGGCCGCACGGTCCAGCAGCGGTGCGCCGGCGGTGGACTCGGGCGCTCACGGTTCCCGGCCTGGCGCTCATCGCGCTGATGGTCATGCGGCCCCCGGTGTGGATGTGGGTGCTGTGGGTTCTGTTCACCGTCGCTGCGGCGCTGCTGGCGGTGGATCGGGCGCGGGCGTTGGGGCATCGCGTCGACTCGGGTTGGCTCGTGGCGCGCACCGGCAGCCTGGACCGCCGGCGGGACTGCCTCGACACGGCAGGCATCATCGGCTGGACCGTGCGGCAGACGCTGCTGCAGCGCCGCGCCGGTGTGGCGACATTGGTCGCGGCGACCGCCGCGGGCCAGAAGCGCTACCAGGTCATCGATGTTCCCGCGGCGCAGGCGTGGGCGATAGTTTCCGCGGCGTCACCGTGGGTCGCCGACAACCGCTGGGCGGCGGGCCCCGAGTTGCGCTGA